ctTTAAGAACTCACCGTTGTTTCCTGTGGAGGCGGACAGACATGTTTCATCTCCGCTGGTTGACATAGTGAGGGGAGTTTCGATGTTTGTGCACAACAAGCAGCAAGCAGTGAGACCGCCTTGGGCTGCATCTTAAAATGACTGTGAGCTGTATTTTCACCTGCACGTGTCACACCAGAGCAACAGACAAGCAGGTTTTGTcgtccaaaagaaaaaaaaagaaaaaaaacccacaagcaTCTCCGGTCTCATGGGCGAGTCAATCAGCTCTGAACACAGATGTTTGTGCCACAACATACTGTGAGTGTAAATTAAACTCTGAAAATGAATAGCAGTTTTTTGATCCTTTTGATAAGTAATCGTTTACACTTACAGTACACGACGATGCATTCACTGTTACATTATGTACAACTGATACAGTCCGAGTGAGTGGTCAGGCATGAAGTTTCATATCATGGCGCTGGTCAGGTTGCTCAGTGATCGGATGCTTCCTGTGTGCGTGTGCCGGCTCTTCCGCCTTACGCTTCGTAAGTAGTTCCTGTACAGGATCACGCTGATCACCCGGTCCTGGAACTGCTTGGAGACGATGTAGTATAAGATGATGTCCAGGACCGTGCTAAGATTCATCAGGTACGTGGTGAACACCGCCCACGTGTTGAACCCTCCGTCTTCGCCGTTTCCCAGCAACCGGAGCACCAAACAGATGTGAAAGGGCACAAAGCACACCAGCACTTGGATGATGAGCGTGATGATGATCCGGATGGACTTCTCCTTCACTTTTGGTTTGAGTTTAGAGGTGCGCCCGTGGATTAGATTGTCCACAATGATGACGTAGCAGCCGATCATTATACATATCGGCAcgaggaagaagaagatgagTCTAACAAAGTTGACCAGGTTGTCGTGGCGCATGAAGATGATGTCTTGCATCTTGATGCAGGTGGTGAAGTTCGAGTTGCGATCGGGGTCGTCCTTAGAGAAGAGCAACGGTATGCTGCTTCCCAGAGTTATCAGCCACACCCCCAGGCTGCCCACCACAGCCTTTGGGACGTTCCTCAACTCCTTGCCATGCTTCGGTTGCACAATGGCCATGTAGCGGTCGGTGCTGATCAGCGCGAACAACCACAGAGCCATGCAGGGGTAAAAAATGGTCAGCGCTGCAATGATTCGGCAGAAAATGTCTCCAAAAGGCCAATAGTTCTGTTGGAGGTAAACCATCCTGAAAGGAAGCAGCAGGATGTAGGTAAGGTCCACCAACGCCACGTTTATCATGTGGATAGTGACTGAGTTTCTCTTCTTGGTTGTCAGAGCAAATACCCATAAGGCAGTGAAATTAACTATGACTCCTATGGTGAAGACGATGCTGTAGAAGACCAGGCCTGCCACACGGTACTCTATTGGACCCTGTTCTGTCCCCGAAGTCCAAGATTCCTCAGACATGTTGGAGTATACATTCAtgctgaaaagcaaaacaaagatgtgCATTTGTTAAATCATTAGGTTTAAATATCTTAAATACCCTTGCACATCCACATCCACTTTTTGACATCTTCTGCTAACGGCTTGACAATACAAAGCTTGGTCTGAAACTTAGAGTTATGCCTCTAAATATTTTGGATTGGTGTTTACAATTCATAGAGAATATCTGGATTATTTCCATATCATTTAAACCTTGTATTAATTTGACAActaattattgttattgttcgaaaaatgaaaagaaaaaaaaagctgggaaacaacaaacagtacAGGTTGTGTActgattattaaataaatgaatgttagGCAAGCATCCCTTCAAAGTAAAGGCTGAAGTTTTAAATAGAGCTATATGTAGAGTaggtgttgtaaatgactcccagctactaccacatcagattttagctcaatatctgttaaatctAAGTTAAACCCAATATTTGTTTGCTATGGTCACTTagttgtggtgaccatcttacCTCATGTTGACTTAATCTGGTGATTAGATgtatattcagtgattactttttgagaatttcatAGCTATTTTCAACTAAATAAGGGGcctaaaatactttattatttaatagTAATAAAAGACTGGTCAAGTTGTATTTTTCCAAAGCTAATCT
This genomic stretch from Kryptolebias marmoratus isolate JLee-2015 linkage group LG6, ASM164957v2, whole genome shotgun sequence harbors:
- the gpr18 gene encoding N-arachidonyl glycine receptor, with protein sequence MQDYLQFNMNVYSNMSEESWTSGTEQGPIEYRVAGLVFYSIVFTIGVIVNFTALWVFALTTKKRNSVTIHMINVALVDLTYILLLPFRMVYLQQNYWPFGDIFCRIIAALTIFYPCMALWLFALISTDRYMAIVQPKHGKELRNVPKAVVGSLGVWLITLGSSIPLLFSKDDPDRNSNFTTCIKMQDIIFMRHDNLVNFVRLIFFFLVPICIMIGCYVIIVDNLIHGRTSKLKPKVKEKSIRIIITLIIQVLVCFVPFHICLVLRLLGNGEDGGFNTWAVFTTYLMNLSTVLDIILYYIVSKQFQDRVISVILYRNYLRSVRRKSRHTHTGSIRSLSNLTSAMI